The window TAGGGTGTTTTCATGCACTATCAGCCCACTCCTCCCTATTTTTCTACAATAAGCTCTTTACACTGTATTTCTTTTGAATGAAGTtgtcttccatctttgcactgccTCTTGGTGAAAATCTTTCTTCCAAGTTAACTGGGACATCAGCTCTTCCCAGTAATAGctccttttcagttttaatttacaGAACTGATGGGGATTAATAACTGGCGCTCTGACTTTAAGTGGTGCAGGAGGCGGCCAGTAGGGGACGCCAGCCATCACACCGGGAGCAAGAGGGCCCTGCCTAGTCCCCATCTGCCTGCAGGTGGCTTGCAGCCACGACAATGCCAGCAAGAGGGCCTGGCAGTGTCACTGGCTGCCAGCAGGGGGCGAACGACGACTACACTGTGAGCAAGAGGGCCCTGCAGTGTCCTTAGCTGCCAGGAGGTGGCGTAGGGGCACCACACCATGAGCAAGAGGACCGTGCAGTGCCCTGGTTGCCAGCAGGGGGCGTGCTGCCACTACACTGTGAGCAAGAGGATCCTGTAGTGCCCCCAGCGGTCAGAAGAGGGCGTCCCCTGACTACACTGCAAGGAAGAGGGCCCGGCAGTGTCCCCAGCTGCCAGCAGGGGAGCCAGCCGCCACTACACTTGGAGCAAGAGGGCCCGGCAGTGTCCCCAGCTGCCAGCAGGCGGGTGTGCTGCCACTACAATGTGAGCAAGAGGGCCCTGCAATGTCCCTAGCTGCCAGCAGGCGGCGTGCCGCCACTATACTGCAAGCAAGAGGGCCCTGCAGTTGCCCTAGTCGCCAGCAGGGGGCGCAATGGCACAGCACCGTGGGCAAGCGGGTCCTGTACTGCCCGGGTGCAAGCAGGAGGGGGCCCGAACCGGGCTGTTCAGATTACTCAGGTTCCACCCGTCTCTGCGACGCGCCGCCGGGGACGTGTCTCTGCGCCTGCACCGCGCCACCCCCGCGCTCCCCGCCCGGCGGCGTGCGACTGTGCGCCTGCAACACGCCCCGCCACCGTCAGCTCAGCGACGTGCGTCTCTGCGCCTGCGCCTGCGCCGCGCCTCACTCCCGCTCGCCCAGCGACCTCTCCCCTCCGGGGACGCGCCGGCGTGCCTCTATGCCCTGCGCCGCGTTTCCCCAAcagcgccgcgccgcccctctctgcgcctgcgcgggcccgccgcgccgccccgcccctctctgcgcctgcgcgggcccgccgcgccgccccgcccctctctgcgcctgcgccggcccgccgcgccgcccctctctgcgcctgcgccggcccgccgccccgcccctctctgcgactgcgccggcccgccgcgccgcccctctctgcgcctgcgccggcccgccgcgccgcccctctctgcgcctgcgcgggcgcgccgcgccgcccctctctgcccctgcgcgggcccgccgcgccgcccctctctgcgcctgcgccggcccgccgcgccgcccctctctgcgcctgcgccggcgcgCCACGCCTCTTTGCGAGGGCGCATTTgcgttctcctcagcacagacccggaGAGCATCGCCAGGGCGGAGCTGCGTTCTCCTCTGCACAGACTTCGGGAGTACTGCGAAGGCGGAGCAGAGTTCTTCTCAGGTCAGAGGCGGGTGGGCGGAGGGCACTGCGAGGGTGGAGCTGTGTTCTGCTCAGCAGAGACCTGGGGGGCACCGTAAAGGCGGAGCAGCATTCTCAGCAGAGATGTTGGTGGCACTGCCTGGCTTTGGGACAACTTGGGGCCGCATGGACGGTGAATAAAATCTTTCACGGTCGCAGCCCTGAATAATCAAGGTCAGAGACCAGTTAGAACGGTTCAGTGTGGAAAACGGGAAATCAAAAGCCTCTCTCAATCCTGCGCACCGAGATTCTCCCGAGGCGGGGGGCTGCATTGCTGGTTCCAACTGCAGCGTCGGAACACAAATGTAGCATTCCTAATGCACACATGACACCCAAAATTACATGAGTAAtatggttagggttagggttagattacaatttctaacctgttttattttgtttttttttgagacagggtctccctctgttgtccaaggctggagtgtagtagtgctatcgcagctgactgcagcctcaaccttccaggctgaagcgatcctcctacctcaacctcccacgtggctgagactacaggtgcttgccactatgcccaactaatatttggaattttcgtatacgtggattccagaggggtgacagcgaaacgtgagtaagcatggattttggtatatgcagagatggggggctggaactaattctgtatactgagggacgacgactgtatatgtttttacaattacgctgtaggatacattctgttgcatagccttgaaaataataatttttaattgagtggaataataataataatattgctaaaagtagcagctggccaggtgtggtggctcacactggtaatcacaacactttgggaggctgaggcaggaggatggcttgaggccaagagtttgcgataggccttggaaacgcagggggagtcaccatccctacagaaaaacacatgaattagcctagtgtggtggcatgttcctgtagtcccagctacttgggaggctgaggtgggaggatcacttgagcccagggaggctgagactgcagtgagtcatgatcaggcctctgcactccagcctgggtgacagagtgagaccctgtctcaaaacaacaaaaaagtagccgcTAACATCAACTGAACTTTTATACCAGGTGCCTATTGataccatagtttaatttcttagaactgtttcttatttcacttaccaactctgtcttcagttactcccagatttttactgtgtgtgtccagatgaccttttgtttggattgaattgtctccccagaagtaagattactgTGAGTCATGGTGAATGGACATTCTCATTACCCTTGATGTAAGTTGACAGGGTTTTGAGTGCCTCccagctataatcttagcactttgggaggccaagagaggaggattgcttgaggccaagagttggaggaggcagtatggcagtatggtgagaccctgcctccactattttaaaaaattgacaggctttacccgggaaggcttatacacaatttaaacacccctcatagtataagaaagtgcccatttcactgcacctttgccagcacagggtattataatttagtaagtcattttttgtttgattattttaaatagataaaagaccTCATGTTACTTtacttgtcacatttcaacatctttccttAGCTTATTAGCTCTatctcttttctgtctgtaaatggttgttgttgttgttgttttgttctttgagacagggtcttgctctgtcaccaggctggactgtagcggCATAATCAtgcctcgctgcagccttgacctcccaggctcaaacttcagcattccgagtagctgggactacaagtgtgcaccaccactcccagctaacttttttcttttttttttggatagagacagggtctcactgtgttgtccagaccggtctctagctcctggccttaagcaatcttcctgcattagcttctcaaatggctggaatttcaggcatgagccaccatgcctggcctgggctagtcccatattctctagagttctctttactttgtgctagccaatctctcattgtgctgttcacctgttataatgaataattctccatattaaattttaccactttaaacttttgagtggtttatgcttcctgattggactctgactaatatgttaggaagggtcccaggaggtaaacccacacagatgggatttgggcataggtttggtttcccagggggcagtgctgagctctttgccagtgggaaatgggatgctggtgatttccagtaggtgacctcacagtgactcaagctaccacttactgttgattgtgacaaaatgccagctgaggcacatgccttgggagctaagtggtttctgcccttgaccactgtgaagactgttttgggaagggtcgctttggatgcacttgagcaggggtccccaacccctgagccatggagtcgtaaggagccacacagcaggaggtgagtggtgtcgagtgagggagggagggaagcttcgtctgtatttacagccactcccctttgctcacattcccgcctgagctccgccttctcagatgagcagcagcattagattctcataggagaacgcaccctgctgtgaaccgtgcatgtgagggatctaggttgcgctgtccttatgagaatctaatacctattgatctgtcactttctcccatcacgctcaggtgggaccatccagtttcaggaaaacaagcttaacacgcccactgatttgacattatggtgagttctataattattttattatatattacagtgtaataatggaaataaagtgcctaataaatgtaaatgtgcttacatcttttggcccagctcctacctcccggcagcctctccaggcccagaactttctccagtcagtctctacagaccaagctcatgactcaccatggcctatttaggcccataccctacatcacggcagtctccgcagatgaggctactgcctcacaacagcctccacaggcacagctccatcgttacaatggcctctttagacccagctcctgcctcccagccttctctccaggccctgaaCTTTCTCCGTAAGTtgaggtagctgggactgtaggtataCATGGTGAtacttgggtaatttttaaattgttttgtagacatggggtctcactttgttggccaggctggtttcaaactaatggcctcaagtgacccttccacccctgcctcccatcctcgAGGTATTTGCCACCACAAGGAGCACttgttcaattttctaaaaaagaacTTTCTAAAGTAAGGCTGTGGGATGatggcaggaagataaaagaaaaacagaagcataagttaaaatgacttattcacacatattcttttgacagcaagaagaacttttagtatatacattccttacaaacaaacaaaaggcaggtaAACAATGTTGTATAGGAACTTCAACACACACTGTACAGTATTCCCACTTTGCTGACATAAGTTATGGAAATTTCGTAGTTTACTTGAGTGTCGCTACCagtattttgcttctctgatgatttttatcaacttcctcatctgttaacttCTCTCCAAGGTATGTCATGTCACGACATACTGCCGCTGCACGAACATGGCCAGTGTCTTCCTATTCAACATGTAGAAtgctttcctaatttctctttttactctctgtctttgtgttctgcattttccttacttttattgTCAGAAACTCCAGAAAGTCAATCGTACTAATTTATCAcgatttgctttattaatttatactttgcttatatggaattttgcccagcagacctcattacagtttctaacctgttttatttatttattttttttctgagacagggtctccctctgttgtccaaggctggagtgtagtagcgctaTCGCAGctgaccgcagcctcaaccttccaggctgaagcgatcctcccacctcaacctcccacgtggctgagactacaggtgcttgccactatgcccaactaatatttggatttttcgtatacgtggattccagaggggtgacagcgaaacgtgagtaagcatggattttggtatatgcagagatggggggctggaactgattctgtatactgagggacgacgactgtatatgtttttacaattacgctgtaggatacatactgttgcatagccttgaaaataataatttttaattgagtggaataataataatattgctaaaagtagcagctggccaggtgtggtggctcacactggtaatcacaacactttgggaggctgaggcaggaggatggcttgaggccaagagtttgcgatAGGCCTTGGAAACGCAGGGAGAGTcaccatccctacagaaaaacacatgaattagcctagtgtggtggcatgttcctgtagtcccagctacttgggaggctgaggtgggaggatcacttgagcccagggaggctgagactgcagtgagtcatgatcaggcctctgcactccagcctgggtgacagagtgagaccctgtctcaaaacaacaaaaaagtagccgcTAACATCAACTGACCTTTTACCAGGTGCCTACTGataccatagtttaatttcttagaactgtttcttatttcacttagcaactctgtcttcagttactcccagatttttactgtgtgtgtacagatgaTCTTTTGTTTGgattgaattgtctccccagaagtaagattactgTGAGTCATGGTGAATGGACATTCTCATTACCCTTGATGTAAATCGACAGGGTTTTGGGTGCCTCccagctataatcttagcactttgggaggccaagagaggaggattgcttgaggccaagagttggaggaggcagtatggcagtatggtgagaccctgtctccattattttaaaaaattgacaggctttacccgggaaggcttatacacaatttaaacacccctcatagtataagaaagtgcccatttcactgcacctttgccagcacagggtattataatttagtaagtcattttttgtttgattattttaaatagacaaaagACCTCATGTTACTCtacttgtcacatttcaacatctttcctcagcttattggctctatttcttttctgtctgtaaatggttgttgttgttttgttctttgagacagggtcttgctctgtcaccaggctggactgtagtggcataatcatgcctcactgcagccttgacctcccaggctcaaacttccgcattccgagtagctgggactacaagtgtgcaccaccactcccaggtaacttttttcttcttttggatagagacagggtctcactgtgttgtccagaccggtctctagctcctggccttaagcaatcctcctgcattagcttctcaaatggctggaatttcaggcatgagccaccatgcctggcctgggctagtcccatattctctagagttctctttactttgtgctagccaatctctcattatgctgttcacctgttataatgaataattctccatattaaattttaccactttaaacttttgagtggtttatgcttcctgattggactctgactaatatgttaggaagggtcccaggaggtaaacccacacagatgggatttgggcataggtttggtttcccagggggcagtgctgagctctttgccagtgggaaatgggatgctggtgatttccagtaggtgacctcacagtgactcaagctacctcttactgttgattgtgatgaaatgccagctgaggcacatgccttgggagctaagtggttgctgcccttgaccactgtgaagactgttttgggaagggtcgctttggatgcacttgagcaggggtccccaacccctgagccatggagccgtagggagccacacagcaggaggtgagtggtgtcgagtgagggagtgagggaagcttcgtctgtatttacagccactcccctttgctcacattcccacctgagctccgccttctcagatgagcagcagcattagattctcataggagaatgcaccctgttgtgaaccgtgcatgtgagggatctaggtggcgctgtccttatgagaatctaatacctattgatctgtcactttctcccatcacgctcaggtgggaccatccagtttcaggaaaacaagcttaacacgcccactgattcgacattatggtgagttctataattattttattatatattggatatataataaatatatatatttattatatatattaatatgttaaatatattaatatattaaatatattattatatattgtaataatggaaataaagtccctaataaatgtaaatgtgcttacatcttttggcccagctcctacctcccggcagcctctccaggcccagaactttctccagtcagcctctacagaccaagctcatgactcacaatggcctatttaggcccataccctacgtcacggcagtctccgcagatgaggctactgcctcacaacagcctccacaggcacagctccaTCGGATATTGGATATATCCAATATCCACAGCCCACAGCTTCctcaagccaagctccccaggcccaggtcaggcctcacggtggcctctccaggatgagctcctgccctccgatggcaCCTGCAGGCCCCAAATGGTCTCCGGTCGGTGGGCTCCTCCACGCCaagcttgggcctcccggcgacctctgcaggcccaagttgTCCTGAAGTTGGCATCTCCCGGCCGTGCCTCCCAGCAAGTAagcaagctcttttggctcaactcctgcccagctcccaaccgCCTTTGTGGGCCCCGAACTTTCTCCAGCCAAGTTCTTCGGGCCTAATTCCTGCCGCCCGGTGGCCTGTACGGGCCCAGCAATGGTTGGAGAACAGCCTATGCAGGTCCCCGCTCTTGCCTCCCaggggcctctccaggcccagctcttgacCCCACGGCGGCCTCTCAGGGccaagtccctgcctgcctcccagcagcccacatgcggcccagctcctccctcacggtggcctgttgatgcccatgcctctggcaccctgcccagaggcatgagcccctgcctcacaccggcccctcccacgctgagagaggtcagcgtgagcccttgcctcacaccggcccctcccacgctgagagaggtcagcgtgagcccttgcctcacaccggcccctcccacgctgagagaagtcagagtgagccccatgcctcacaccggcccctcccacgctgagagaggtcagcgtgagcccttgcctcacaccggcccctcccacgctgagagaggtcagcgtgagcccttgcctcacaccggcccctcccacgctgagagacgtcagcctgagcccttgcctcacaccggcccctcccacgctgagagaggtcagcgtgagccccttgcctcacaccggcccctcccacgctgagagaggtcagcgtgagccccatgcctcacaccggcccctcccacgctgagagaggtcagcgtgagccccttgcctcacaccggcccctcccatgctgagagaggtcagagtgagcccttgcctcacaccggcccctcccatgctgagagaggtcagagtgagcccttgcctcacaccggcccctcccacgctgagagaggtcagcgtgagcgcttgcctcacaccggcccctcccacgctgagagaggtcagcgtgagccccttacctcacaccggcccctcccacgctgagagaggtcagcgtgagccccttacctcacaccggcccctcccacgctgagagaggtcgtgAGCCCTTGCCTAACACGggcccctcccatgctgagagaggtcagagtgagccccttgcctcacaccggcccctcccacgctgagagacgtAGgcctgagcccttgcctcacaccggcccctcccacgctgagagaggtcagcgtgagccccttgcctcacaccggcccctcccacgctgatagaggtcagcgtgagcccttgcctcacaccggcccctcccacgctgagagaagtcagagtgagccccatgcgtcacaccggcccctcccatgctgagagaggtcagcgtgagcccttgcctcacaccggcccctcccacgctgagagaggtcacagtgagccccatgcctcacaccggcccctcccacgctgagagaggtcagagtgagccccatgcctcatACCGCCCCCTCCCAcggtgagagaggtcagcgtgagcccttgcctgacaccggcccctcccacgctgagagaggtcagagtgagccccatgcctcacaccggcccctcccacgctgagagaggtcagcgtgagcccttgcctcacaccggcccctcccacgctgagagaggtcagcgtgagccccttgcctcgcACCGTCCCCTCCCTCactgacagaggtcagcctgagccccttgcctcacaccggcccctcccacgctgagagaggtcagcgtgagcccttgcctcacaccggcccctcccacgctgagagaggtcagcgtgagccccttgcctcacaccggcccctcccacgctgagagaggtcagcgtgagccccttgcctcacaccggcccctcccacgctgagagaggtcagcgtgagcccttgcctcacgctggcccctcccatgctgagagaggtcagcgcgagccccttgcctcacaccggcccctcccacgctgagagaggtcagagtgagcccttgcctcacaccggcccctcccacgctgagagaggtcagcgtgagcccctgcctcaacaggccaccgtgagggaggagcAGGGTCGCACGTGGGCTGCTGGGAGGTAGGCAGGtccttgggcctgggaggtcgtgGTGGGgcgagagctgggcctggagacacCCCTCTGAGGCAACAGCGGGGCCTACAGACTCTGTTCTCCAGCCGGAGCTGGGACTGTTCAGGTACTGGGAGGCGGGATGTGGGTCTGAAGAGCTTGGTTGCCGAAACTTCGGTGTCTACAAACGCAGGCGGGAGCTGAGCCAAAAAAGCTTGTTTCCTGGGAGGTGGGAAATGCAGCCAAGAGAAACAGCTGTGCCTGCAGAGGCCgccatgtgggaggctgaggccgggcctCCTCAAATCGGCCTCTCCAGAGCCACTTGTAGCCTCCCGGCGTCTtctccgggcccagctcttcctcctggCTGTGTCTCCAGGCCTGACTCTGGCCTCCCAACAACGTCTTTGgactcagctcctgcccagctcccagcggCCCTGGTAGGCCCACCACTTCCcgaagccaagctccccaggcccagctcaggcctcacggtggcctctccaggctcagctcctgccctccgatggcaaggtcggtgggctcctctaggcccagcttgggcctcccggcggcctctgcaggcccaaatCGTCCTGAagtcggcctctccaggcccagctccggcctcccggcggcctctgcaggcccaagtcgtCGTCAAGTCGGCCTGGAATTGGGCCTGGAAGAGCAGCAAGTCGGCCTTCCCGGGCCCAGCTCCGTCCTCTcggcggcctctccaggtgcaaaacttcctcgagtcagcctctccaggcccagctcctcctgcctcccagtggcctctttcagcCCAGACCAGCTCATGGCTCTTggcggccttcccaggccccgcttttgacttttggtggcctcttcaggcccagaacTTGACCTCCAGTGGGCCTTTGCAGgcctggcctcctgcctctcAAAGGTCTGCATGGGCCTGGACTCACAGCGGACTCACAGCGGACGCTCCATGCCCAGCTAGCCCTTGCCTCATTGCGGCCTCCCgagtccaaagctcctgcctctCGGCCGCTTCGGCAGGCCCAGCTCCCGCCTGCCAGCGGCCTCTTTAGGCCCAGCTCATTCGTCACaacggccttcccaggccccgtttttcccttccggcagcctcttggcctctaatttgtttatcttttgtgtataaatcccaaaatattgaattttggaatatttccaccattatgtaaatattttggtaGGTGATTTATTTGGGGTGAGTTTCTGCACCAAGcccgaattttttattttattttactgattattTGGTGTTAAACAGGTTTAATGACGGTCATGGCAACTTTTTGGCACAATGAAAAATATCGCCCATGATCAACGTGTTCTGTTCTGGGGAAGGGGGCAAAGGCAGGGTGAAtcactttcttaaaaagtataGCTCAAGTTGGGAGTGCAGAGGGAACGGGGAGAAAACCCTCCCGCTGCCTGTGTCGAAGTgcaggagcccccacccccatactcacctgagtccagcccccctctgccccccgggtggcTCAGCCCAGCTCCTGCTTAGGAGAGCCTTAGTGTTGAGAGGGACCCTGATGACTGAGGAGCCTGGTAGCTCCAGGTCGCCCACACTTTCAGGTCTCTTGCCCCAGAAGGTGGCAGGATCCATTGGGAGGAAACAGGTCGCCTTGGAAGGCGTCCGTGGGTCCCCATCCCCAGGGGTAGGGGCCATAGGGGGCCCGCTCTGCTGCCTTGACCATACTCCTGGGCTTTGAAGGATCCTGGGCCCAGTAAGAAGGAGGTGGGTGCCAAGGTTGAGGAGGAAGCATCCGAGTATGTGTAGGGGGAGGACAGGGTGGGAGCATAGACTTTGCCAAAAGCTGCAGGTGGATCGGGGGACCCTGGGGGCTCAGGATCCAGCAAGGGGCAGCAGgagtaaaggaggaaggaatgacagGTGCAAGTACCTTCCCACCAAAGCCCTTGTTGCCCTCTGGTTCCTCCCCAGAGTTGTCCCCACTCTCAAGTCAGTCACCCACTCCTTGAACTTGAGATCAGTGTCAGTGGTGCTAAAGCCATCATCAGCCATGACATCatcaccccctcctcctcatgGATGACCGTGTGCTCCTCGTCACTCGCCGTGTCCTCACTGGCCATCTGCTGGGAATGAGCATCTCAAgtgggcagcagcagggctgccCACTGGTCACCTCCCTCACCAGGGGCTGCAAAGTGGCCTGGAGCTCCATACTGAGTAGAAGGCTTTGGGCCAGAGTATGATGCAGTGCCAGACACCACCTGTGTCAGTTCCTGTAGTGCCTGACGGTCTATTTCCTTGCCGTCCAGGCTGTGTACCCCCCTGTGGGAGAAGGCTTGGGCCAGGCTGAGCCAGGTTCCCTGACTGTGTGCAGCCGTTCTGCCCCACAGAAGCTGCTCCTTGGTATCCGAGCTCTGGAGTGTTTAGGTTGCAACTGACAGGAGTTCAGAGGACACCCCAGGGGCAGTGGCAGTGCCCGTCTCTGATATGCTCCGCTCCCACGAGCCCTTGTTACACTCCTGCTAGCCCCTGGCTTGTGGGCTTGGCCTCTGAGCTGGACTTCTTTCGGTCCTTGTTGCAAGTGGGCCACCTTCACCTGGAAGGCCAGGTCGTGGTATTTCTGCGTCTCATTGGGCCCCAGGGTGTACCACCGCTCGCTCAGCATCTGGCTGACGGTCCGGATATCCTGGTTGGAGTGACCCTGGTGCGCCCTGCCAGGGCCTGGTGCCGCTTGCTGAAGATCATGACCGCCACTCATGGGCCACCGGATGTGGTCCTTGTCCCATTTGTTGGGGC of the Pan paniscus chromosome 14, NHGRI_mPanPan1-v2.0_pri, whole genome shotgun sequence genome contains:
- the LOC134728845 gene encoding putative uncharacterized protein FLJ44672; translation: MQPRETAVPAEAAMWEAEAGPPQIGLSRATCSLPASSPGPALPPGCVSRPDSGLPTTSLDSAPAQLPAALVGPPLPEAKLPRPSSGLTVASPGSAPALRWQGRWAPLGPAWASRRPLQAQIVLKSASPGPAPASRRPLQAQVVVKSAWNWAWKSSKSAFPGPAPSSRRPLQVQNFLESASPGPAPPASQWPLSAQTSSWLLAAFPGPAFDFWWPLQAQNLTSSGPLQAWPPASQRSAWAWTHSGLTADAPCPASPCLIAASRVQSSCLSAASAGPAPACQRPL